The Cylindrospermum stagnale PCC 7417 genome segment ATATGGTCGCCAGTTTTGAGCAAACTTAATACAGTAGTTGTGGCAGCTAAACCAGAGGCAAATGCTAAACCAAATTTACCGTTTTCAATAGAGGCTAAAGATTCTTCTAGGGCATTGCGGGTAGGGTTCCCTGTGCGAGAATATTCATAACCTTTATGTTGCCCTATTGCTTCTTGCTGGTATGTGGATGTTAAATAAATCGGCACAATTACAGCACCTGTTTGGGGGTCTGGTTGCTGGCCTTCATGAATTGCTCTAGTTTCAAATTCCATTTGATTCCTGGTTTTGACTAATCCAATATCTGATTAAATCGGCTCTGGTGATTAAGCCTATGGGGACTTTTTGCTGTGTAATAATAATCCCTGTTGTGCCTGATAATAGCACTCGATAAGCTTCGGATATATCGACTTCTTCATCAAGACTCGGTAACGGTTTACCCATGACTGCCGAAACTTCCTGATTAGAAAAGTTGATTCCGTCATGGAGGTATTTCATCAAAGATGCTTCATTGAGGCTGCCGACTACATGGTTATGATCAATTACTGGTAACTGGGAGATATTTAACTTTTGTAGTAAGTTTGTGGCTTTGCTTAAGGTATCACGAGGACTCACTGCAATTAGAGAGGGGAAATCTGTTTTCTGTACCAGGATTTCACCAATTTTTATTGGTCTGACTGTTGTCCCTTCCCAAAAACCATTTTCTTGCATCCAGACATCGGAGTAGATTTTATTGATGTAATTTCTGCCTGTATCTGGTAACAGTACAACAATATATTGAGGCTGGGATAATCTGGCTGCATACTTGAGGGCTGCGGCTACTGCTGTACCACAGGAACCTCCCACTAATAAGCCTTCTTCTCGTGCAAGACGCCGAGCCATATTGAAAGATTCTTTATCACTGACGCGAACCATTTCATCGACTAATTGGCGATTAAAAGTTTTGGGGATAAAGTCTTCACCAATGCCTTCAACTTTGTAAGATTTGGGACTATCTCCGGAAAGAATTGAACCCTCTGGGTCTGCACCGACAATGATTATATTCTGATTTCGCTCTTTGAGATATTTGGCAACTCCGGAGATGGTGCCACCTGTGCCCATACCTGCTACAAATACATCTATTTTTCCGTTACTATCTGACCAAATTTCTGGGCCTGTGGTGAGGTAATGAGCTAAGGGATTGTTTGGGTTTTCAAATTGATTTGGTCTGTAAGCGCCGGGAATTTCTTTGGCTAGTCTTTCGGCTACGCCGTTATAACTTTCTGGTGAGTCTGGTGGGACTGATGTGGGGGTAACGACTACTTCTGCGCCATAAGCTTTGAGCAGGTTGATTTTATCTTGGCTCATTTTATCGGGCATGACGAAGATACACCGATATTTTTTGACCGCGGCAATTAGTGCTAGTCCGACTCCTGTATTGCCTGCGGTGGCTTCGATGATGGTGCCACCGGGTTGCAGTTGTCCTGCTTTTTCTGCGGCTTTTATCATGGCGAGGGCGATTCTATCTTTGGTGCTGCCGCCAGGGTTGAGATATTCTACTTTGACATAGATGCTAGAGGGGATGTTTTCGGTTGTGCGGTTGAGTCTGACTAATGGTGTTCTGCCGATTGTTTGCAAAATGTTGTCGTAGGTTGCCATGATTCCGCCTTGTCAGGGATGGGAATTAGGTTTTGTGGGTTTTTCATTTGGGATGTTGAGGAGAAGAGAAGAGAGGAGAGGAGAAGAGAAGAGTAACGTAGATGCGGAGCGGTGTGCCGCAGGCTACCGCAAAGGACGCTGCATAGCGCGAAGGGAAGAGGCAAGAGGGAAGAGAAGAAATTACTGTTGAGCCTGTGTTGATCTTTTTTCCTTTATCTAGGGATTTTGGAACTCTTGATAAAGTACATAATGTTTATCAATATACCGTAGTATGTTCAAAGGCATAAATCTACTGTAATTTCCACAATTGATTCGATGTAGAATTATTGCTATTGATACAGAATAGTTGAAGGTACTGACCCAGAATCATTATGAAATCTCTGCACCGTCCTGACCTATATGGCTGGTCTACTTTCAATCCTGCAAGAAATATTGATTTCAATGGGGTTGCCTGGATTCGTCCAGATGGCAATATCTTGATTGACCCAGTAGCTTTATCAAATCATGATTGGAATCATCTGAAATCTCTCGGTGGTGTGGTTTGGATTGTGTTGACTAACTCTGATCATCTGCGAGCGGCTAAGGAGATTGCTGATCAAACTTATGCGAAGATCGCGGCACCGGCAAAAGAAAAGGAATGTTTCCCTTTATTTTGCGATCGCTGGTTGGCTGATGGTGATGAGTTGGTGCCAGGACTGAAAACTATTGAACTCAAAGGCTCAAAAACTCCGGGTGAACTGGCGCTGCTGCTGGAAGAGACGACTTTGATTGTCGGAGATTTGGTGCGGGCATATCAAGCGGGTAACTTGACGATTTTGCCGGATGAAAAGCTGTTGAATCGAGAAGAAGCGATCGCATCTGTTCGCAGATTGGCGGAGTTGGAGAAGGTGGAGGCGGTGCTGGTGGGTGATGGTTGGTCTGTTTTTCGTGACGGATGCGATCGCTTAAAGGAACTTGTGGCCACGTTGGAATGATTTAAGTGATTTCAATGAACCATAATTATCCATAAAGGTGACTGTAGTATTAGGAATTTTGGGCTGTGTCATACCTCTAGCCCGGATTTCAGTGCTCTCTATTCAATAGAAAACGACTTTATGGCGAATTAGTATCAAAAGGAATAGATATCACAAAGGAAGCACCTTGCCCTAAGTCAGATTTTACCTCGATTGTTCCACCGTGTTTTTCTACCACAATTTGACGGGCAATTGCGAGTCCCAACCCTGTTCCCTTATTGACAGCTTTAGTAGTAAATAGGTGGTCAAAAATTCGGGATTTGACTTCTTCAGTCATCCCCACTCCGTTATCCTTAATACTAATCACAATTTGTTTTTGGTGCTCATCCAGAGAGGTGCTTATTGTTATGCGATTAGGGTTAATCTTGAGTTCATCAAAACTGCGGCCAACATTTGATTGCTCCAAAGCATCAATAGCATTAGCCAGCAGGTTCATAAACACTTGGTTCAGCTGACCAGGAAAACACTGAACTAGGGGTAATTCTCCGTAATCATTGATGATTTCAATTCCTGGATGTTGTTCGTTAGCTTTCAAACGGTGCTTGAGAAGCAACACCGTACTGTCTAATCCATCATGAATATTAAAGGCAACTTTTTGTTCAGTGTCTGCCCGAGAAAAAGTTCGCAGAGAAGTGCTGATATTGCGGATGCGTTCTGCACCCAGTTTCATCGAGTTAATTACCTGTGGTAAGTCTGTAATCAAAAACTCTAGATCAATAGTCTCTGCATCCTCAACAATTTCAGGTACGGTGTTAGGATAGCACTCTTGGTAGAGCTTTAAGTGATTGAGTAAGTCTTGGACGTATTCAGTGGCATGGCGGAGATTGCCACTGATAAAACCAACAGGATTGTTAATCTCATGTGCTACACCTGCTACTAGATTTCCTAAAGTCGACATTTTTTCACTTTGTATGAGTTGCAATTGTGCCTGTTGAAGATATTCAATGGAGTTTTCTAACTGTTGGGTATAGTCTTGAGCTTGTTGGTAGAGGCGGGCATTTTCTAGAGAAATAGCAGCTTGAGAGCAAAGTAAGTTGAGGACTTGCAGTCTGTCCTTGGTAAATGCTGCAATAGTGAGATTATTTTCCAAATATAAGATAGCAATCAGCTTTCCTTGATTAAGAATTGGGCTACACAACAAACTCTTCGGTTTTTGTTGAATGATGTAGGGATCATTGAGATATTGGAATTTTGACTTCTGTTTTTTGATTTCTTCAGCAGCGTCATTGGAAATAAAATGTTCTTGTGTGCGCCAGACATAGTTAATTAAACTAATTGGCACATCTTCACTTTCTTCAATCGGAATTGATTGCAATACTGTTGTTACTGTGTCGGCGGCTAAATTAATAGCTTCAATCACTAATTGATTGGATTTTGGCAAGATGAGAACAGCTTTAGATGCCCCAGCATTCTCAACTAAAACTTGCATTAAACAGGTGAGTAATTTATCAATTTGGATTTCGCTGCTAATGGTTTGGGAAGCTTTAATAAAACTTCCAAAATCTAGTAGCTCAGAAGTTTTTCGACTGCTACCCACACCAGCTTTGCTGGTGCTATTCCTAATAAGTGTCACTTCTAGAGAATTAAAGTGAACTTCTTCCCGTTGTCGGATGGAATTAAGTAATTCAGGATAATGGTTTTCTAAATCATCTACTTTGGCTAATGCTCCCCATCTGGCATAGCAGTAATAGGCATTAATTAAGTAAGTTTGGGCAATAGTATTTTTATCCCATTCAAGGTAAAATCTGGTAGCAAGTTCGTTCGCGAGTGCTTCTTCTTGAAGGTATTCGTTTTGTTTAGCAAGAGCAATAGCTTGGTCGTAATAGTTCATTGCTACTAATTTTTCACCTAGAAATCGATGCCGTTCCGCCTCAACAAGATAGTATTTATGCAAAAAATTCATTGGTGCATGATTTGCCCAATGCTGCATTTTTTGTTGATTATCATTTACCTTTTCTAAAATTTTATTTTGTTCTAGTGGTGTCACATCAACATATACTGCCAACCTCACAAGGGAATCATAAAAATGAAAAGCGGGAAAAATTAGTAACCCCGTCAATCCACTTAGATATTTTTCGGCTTCTACTGAATATTCAAAAGCTAACGAGAAATGACCAAACAAATAATTAAGTGTAGATTTATTGAAATAAACCATACATATTGCTGTTATATCATTCATTTGATGATGCAGAGGCAACATAATCTGTTCATCATAAGTGTTACCAATCAGGCTACATATTTCTTGGTTTTGGTTCATCAAATTTAAAACAGTCTGTTGCCAAATTTGGACATACCCAAGACAGGTCTTTTGTTTGAGACGCTTGAGAGCCTCACAAAATATTGTCATTTCACACTCAAGCGCTGTTAATTCTTGACCTGTTAAATATGAGCCAAAAGAGTAATTATGTAATGCATAAGATGCAAATTCTAAATCGCCAGTTTGTAATCCAATTTTATAAACTTCTTGTAATGGACTTAAAAAGTTTTGGGCATGATTTTTCCAATGTCCGACCAAGCTATTGTAAAGAAGTAAAGTTTGCGCTTGCGCTGATGTGGCATTGGTTTTGGACAATATGTTTAGAGAAAGTTGTGCAAATTCATAACCGATATCGATATTGCCTACTACACTGCATAGAAGAAAACCGTAGCCACAATAACCAATCGCCGACAGTTCTGTATTACCATGTTCAATTGATGAGTCAACCATCTTCAAAGTAATCAAAGGCACAAACTCGGGACATCCAAGAAAGGCAGCAGAAAACATGCTTGCTAAAATACGCATAGCAATCAAAATATTGGGTTCGGTAATTTCTGGCAAATTAATTAAATCTGGAATTTTTTGATCAATTAATTTTGCTGCTGTTGCTTGAAATGCCTGTTGAATATCAGAATGAGTCGGTGCTTCTGGAAACTCGATACCGATAATTTTTAGAACATTGAAAGCCATTTTTAAGGCTTCTATGAGTTTGTTTTGTATAACATAAGCTTGGATTTTAATTTCATAGACTCTGACTTTATCTTGAAGGACTATCCCTAAGTTAATAACTTTTTCCGCAAATTCTTCCATCTGCTCAAATTCACCGCAGAGATAGGCAGCATCACAAGCTTCTTCATGTAAAGCTAAAGTGAGAGAGTACTGACTCTGCCAACAATCTTCTGCCAGAATTTCAAGTGCTAAAGTAAAATATTTAATGGCCGCTTCATAAGCAGTAGAGGTTTTTGCTTTCTGTCCAGCAATTAAATTTAACTGTGCTAGTTCATCCAGTTCTTCCTGATTGTTAATTAACGCCACTCCGTAATTCAATTGATTAACAATATCAAAAATCCTCTCTTCCTGTTTTTCTTTGGATGTATTTTTCAGCAACAGTTGACCAATGTTTAAGTGTCTTGACTTTTTCTGCTGATCAGGAATAAGGAAATAAGCTGCTTGCTGTACACGGTCATGAAGAAATTTATAAATGATTTCTAATTTTGGATCGCCATTTGCTAGTAACCTATGATAATTAGCAGAGTAATTGGGCGATTGATCTTGAAAAAATTTATAAACTTCATTTATGGGAATTATTAGTCCTTCTTCTAATGCTTTCCACAAATTAGCAGCAGTCTCTGCTTGAGATTTACCACTAACAATAGCAAGGGTTGCTAAATCAAATTGATTACCAATACAGGCAGCTAACTGCAAAACTTCCTGCGTAGCTAGTGGTAATTTTTGTAACTGAGTCGCTATAAACTCAACCACATTATCCGAGAGGACTGATTCTTTAATTTGCGAAATTTCGCACTGCCAATATTGCTGGTTAGAGTTGAACGAAATTGCTCCATCTTCGTATAGTGATTTGATAAATTGATGACTAAAAAAAGGATTCCCCTTGGTTTTTTTGTAAATCAACTCTGTAAGCGGCAAAGCGATAGCTGAAGGGCAATTCAAGGTATCTGCAACTAGATGATTTAGGTCATTTATAAATAGAGAATCAAGCGAGATCGTATTAATTATTTCTTGATTCTTGGTGATTTCACTCAATGTCAGCATCAATGGATGAGCCAGTGATACTTCATTATCTCGATAAGCTCCAATTAGGAATAGATGTTGGGTGTTACTTTGACATAACAGTAACTGTATCAATTTTAAAGATGCTGAATCTGCCCATTGCAAGTCATCGAGGAATATAACTAAAGGATGTTCTTTTGCAGCGAAAACTTGGATAAATTTCTGAAATAGTAAGTTGAAGCGATTCATCGCTGCATTGCCAAAAAGTTCAGTTACAGGGGGTTGTTCACCGATGATTTTTTCAAGTTCAGGAACAACTTCGATGATTACCTGACTTTGTTCGCCAAGTGCTGCCAAAATTTGACTTTTCCATTGCTGAAATTGGGCATCGCTTTCACTTAGTAATTGTTCCACCAAATCGCGGAAGGCTTGTACAAATCCCGAAAGGGGTATATTACGTTGGAATTGGTCATATTTACCTTTGATAAAATAACCTCGTTGTCGCACAATTGGTTTTTGTACTTCGTTGACAACGGCAGTTTTACCAATTCCGGAGAAACCACTCACTAACATTATTTCCCGATTTCCCACTGCAACACGGTCAAAGGCAGCAAGAAGAGTCTCAACTTCGTCCTCACGACCATAGAGTTTTTCAGGAATGGTAAAGTGATTGGATATATCTCTAGTTCCTAACTCAAAAATTTCAAATTTCCCAGTTTCTTGGAAGGTGTGTAAGCAACTTTCTAAGTCATATTTGAGACCCAACGCGCTTTGATAGCGATCTTCAGCATTTTTCGCCATTAGTTTGGCGGTAATCTCAGAAATAATGGGAGGAACGTCAGAATTAATACTGTGGGCTAAAGGAGGCTGCTTTACTAGATGAAAGTACACAAATTCCATGGGATCATCACTTGTAAAGGGTAGCTTTCCGGTAAGGAGTTCAAAGAAGGTAACACCTAACGAGTAAAAGTCACTGCGCCAGTCGATACCTCGGTTCATGCGTCCAGTTTGTTCAGGAGAGAGGTAAGGGAGGGTGCCTTCTAACTCATTAGGCGATTTTAGGGTTTGTGTTTCTCTGGGAAGTAGAGAGGCAATACTAAAGTCAATGAGTTTTACTTGTTTTGTAATTGGGTTAATTAGAATGTTGGCTGGTTTAATATCTTTATGAATTACCCGGTTGCGGTACAGTCCGTCCAGGGTAGTAACGATTTGTAGAGCAATATGAAAAAACTCACTCAAGAAATTGGATTTGTTATCCGCTTCCCAGTTTTTCAACGAAATCCCCCCAAAATCTTCCATCACTAGCGCATAGCTATTTTGATAAGGTTCCAAACTATAGGTTGCAATAACACCAGGAAGGTCGAGATTTTTAGCAATAGTATATTGGTTACGAAACTGAACAAGTTCACTGAAGGTTGGATATTCGTATCGCAGAAGTTTAATGACAACCGGCGACTCATTTGATTCTTTAATACCTCGATATACTAAAGTTTTGTTACCGGAATAGATTTGCTCAAAAAATTTATAACCAGATAGTTTAATCATCTCTACACTATTCTTTGGTGATTTGTTAGAGTTACTGAATTTGACTAGCAAAAAGGGGCGTCCCTCATCAGGGATATGCATAATACTAGCATGATTTGATACTTAAATTTCTAAGTATTATCCGCAGGCAGAATTAGAAATTTGTATTCCTCATTGCTCGTAGACATATTATTCCCAACTTACGTCTGAAAAAACAAGTTTCGAGTCACAACCTCAGAATTTGGTTTAAAGGCAGAAGTATTGAATTTTAATAAATATGCTAAAAATTAGCCCAAAATATAGTAGGCTTTTTTGAAATAAGTATATAAATGTATAAATTGCAACATACTCGTAAATTCATTTTCCGAGATTTTCAAAAATATCCTCAGATCTTTACGTGACACACTCCACACACAGAAGGAGGAGTACTGAGTACAGTGTGGGCTTCTCAACTAATCCGGTTATTGCTGAGGAGGAGTTGAGCTTTAATAACCGCGTGTCCGTCGGCTCTATTCTTGATATTTATTGCCGCGTTTTGATCACGCTAAATCAGATGATCTATCAAGATAACCTAGATTTTCATGGTAATACCATTAACATTTTTAATAATTAATCAAGTTTTAAATCCATTTTAAAAAAGTTTCACAATCACCCTTTTCTGTCACTCTCCTGAGACTCAAATAGTATTGAGGGTGTTAGCAGACCTTGGGGAGATCCAAAAAATAAAGTGCCCAGCCGTATCAAATATATTTTGGTAAAACCCAAGAATTTAGCCTAGCTATCGCCTTGAAGGCTGCTAAGGATTAATCAACCTAATGGTAAGTTTGAGGAAAGATTTGTTAGAGAAATAGTTTTTGGCAAGCGTCGAACGGTTAGATTCCAATACGGTTCAGTTAGAGCTAAAAACCTTAATCTGCCTAAGTTGGGGAGCCACAAAACGTGCGTATTTTCTCCCCGTTTCCTCTAAGTGGCGTTTGAGGAACGAAACCCAACGTTTTTCGCGGTTTGTTGGGTTTCATTTCTTACTGCTCCGCAGAAGCAAGCTACAACCCAACCGACGATTCTCCTTAACTGAACCGTATTGGGTTAGATTCTGGCAAATTACCACAGATAAAGTGACTGTTCCAGAAAATACGACTTGGTATATTATGACGGATTTATCTAGAGATATTCAGTTAAGTGTTGGTAACACCTACGGTCACGGATCGAATGGCTCATTTCACCCAGCATCTTCAGATTCATTTAACTATAAATGACAATCACCTCGAAGATTCAAAACACGTGGGTTAAGTCCGATGACCTGTGTTGAGTCTACTGGTACTTCAACTAAAATGGACTGACTATTGGAGTTATAGCAGACATCCATAATTTCGAGCAAATTGCTCAAGTCAGGCTTTAACCGATATCCATCCCAAGCGTGGGCTTTTGCGGCTGCGACAAAATCAATATTTTGGAGGTGAGCATGATAGCGTGTGCTATCAACTCCTGGGAGAATTGACGGTGCACCCTGTTCAATTATGCCGTAGCTGTGGTTATTGATGATAAACAAACATAATCCCAGATGACTAGCGTCGGCGATCGCACCTCCATATAAGCGCCAACAGCCATCACCAGAAAAGATGAAAGTGTGTAGTAATGGATTACCAAGCTTTGCGCCACAACCAAGTCCGAAAGCACCACCCATTGCCGAACCATGATACATAGAGTGGAACCTAATATTAGGGTGACGGCGTTGCATGAGGTAGGGGCGATCTTTGTAGGCCATGCAAACATCGTCAAAACCAATAGTATTAGGTTGCCACAACTGCCCAATTTGTTCGTAGAAGGATAATAAATCTACAGTATCTGGGCGCACTGTCCGAGAAATGATCCGGGTATTTAGGCTTACAAGTGGCGGATTAACGCCGGATAAATCCTTGTTTTGTGGTAGTCGGTTCAGTAATTCTTGAAGCACGAGGACAATGTCACCATAAACTTTTTGGTACTCAAAAGCCGCGCGATGTTGAAAATTTCCGTCTTTATGACCGTAAGGGCACAGAAAATGAGTTAAGTGCCATACATTACCTGCCCGGATTTGTTCGTTATTGAGAACATACTCATAAGGGTCAAGCCCGATCATAATCAACACATCATCAGAATTTATACTCTGCCAAAGTTTCATTGCTCGGTCGTTACCACCAAACATAATATGTCCATATCCGTAGGGATTGGTTTCACTAACGGCATTAGCACCATTGACAGACCAGATGATAGGTGATTTGAGTCGATACGATAAATCGTCGATGAGGCTGCTGATTTGCTCATATCTTGCCGCTTCCTCACCAACATACAGAATAATCCGCTGGGTTGGTTGGATTTGGGCAAGTTGGCTGGCTAATGCATCGATATCTGAATAGTTGATTTCGCTGTTGCTATGTGTAGGGGGGAAAGATAGCTGATTTAGATCAATATCTTGGGAAAGGATATCTGGATGAAATGCAATTACTACTGGTCGTGACTGGGACAAAATCTTTTGAACCATTAATAGTTTGTCTTCAATCACACTCAGATCATCAATAACCACGCAGCCATCACCCAATTCTGCTTGCAATTGAGGAATCAAGTTCATTCCATTTTCGGAAACGTCCTGTAAGGGAGCTTTGTCATGCACTTGGGTTGAGTTTAAGGCTACAAGATATACTGCTGGTATATTATGTAGTTTTGCCTCAGTTAAACCACAGAGACCCAATTTTGTTGCTGCCCCAGTTGTCAAAATTGTTCCCGCAAACTTACCTGTTGCTAAATAATAACCGAGGGGAATAAAACCAGTAATATATTCATTCATCGTCAGCATTCGTGGTATTCCATCACGCAGTTGGTGAAGATGAGTGAGTGGCAATAAATGTTGCGCTATCTTAATTACGCCACCGCCATTAACACCAGCATAATGCTTGATTCCCCATTGCTTAAGAATTTCGAGCAACGCAAAATTTCCAGAAACTAGCTTGCTTAAGCTTTCCTGAAGAAGAAATTTAGTTTCAAGTAACATCGTAGATTGCCTGAGAAGAGATACACCTTAATCAATTCAACGATAAGTGTAAATACATAATAAATTTGAAAATTTACTGTGAAGTGGAGTATTCTTTTATGAAGATATGGTTACTCCTAAAAATTGCGCTTACTGAGATTTTGGTCAGTTAACCCTTGGTGTGCGATCAATTCCAGTAAAATTATAAATTTGGTATATGATGTGACTTTGCAAAACTTAAAGGAGATTTTTCAGGATGCACAATCCAGTAGGTATTCGCTCACTCTCTGTCAGCTTTCCCAGCATAATTCGTACCAACGATTACTACAAAGAAAATTATCCTAAGTTGGTTGCTCAGGCTGAACAACAAGGCTTGGCAAAGCTATTTTCGCCTGCTAAATCCACTCCCAGCAATGAGTTTGAATTAGAGATGATGCCACATATGTCAGATCCATTTCGTGGCACCATTGAGCGACGAGTACTAAGTCCGGGTGAGTCTTCGCTGACACTGGAATATCGGGCAGCAAAAGATGCTCTTGATGCGGCGCAACTTTCTGCCGATCAGGTTGATCTGCTGATCGTCTCCTCTGTCTCACCTGAATACATTGGATATGGCAATGCCGCCTTCATTGCCCGTCAATTGGGATTGAAATGTGGTGCATGGAATCTTGATGCAACCTGTGGTAGTACCCCAGTTGCACTGGAAACCGCCTGTGCCATGGTAAAAACAGGCACTTACCGCAATGTACTGGTAGCTATTTCTTGTACATACTCTCGTTTCTTAGATGAAGATGATACTCTCTCATGGTTTTTTAGTGATGGTGCTGGAGCTTTTGTAGTCAGTCCACTGGAAGTCAACCAGGGTATTCTGGGCACAAAGACAGTTAACACCAGTGCCTTGTGTGATCAATTAAGAGGTAAAATTGCACAAGATAAACAGGGCAAGCCACATCTGCGTTTTCAAGTATCAAAGAACATAAACAAGATTATGGGGGAAACAGCTACGGAATTTTTACGTACGTGTTGTCAAGGTGCTGCCGCCGCTGCTGGTGTAACCTTAGATCAAATTGACTTTTTCATTTTTAATACACCCACTGCTTGGTTTGCAAGCTTCTGTATCCGTGTATTGGGTATTGATCCAGAGCGGACA includes the following:
- a CDS encoding trifunctional serine/threonine-protein kinase/ATP-binding protein/sensor histidine kinase, translated to MIKLSGYKFFEQIYSGNKTLVYRGIKESNESPVVIKLLRYEYPTFSELVQFRNQYTIAKNLDLPGVIATYSLEPYQNSYALVMEDFGGISLKNWEADNKSNFLSEFFHIALQIVTTLDGLYRNRVIHKDIKPANILINPITKQVKLIDFSIASLLPRETQTLKSPNELEGTLPYLSPEQTGRMNRGIDWRSDFYSLGVTFFELLTGKLPFTSDDPMEFVYFHLVKQPPLAHSINSDVPPIISEITAKLMAKNAEDRYQSALGLKYDLESCLHTFQETGKFEIFELGTRDISNHFTIPEKLYGREDEVETLLAAFDRVAVGNREIMLVSGFSGIGKTAVVNEVQKPIVRQRGYFIKGKYDQFQRNIPLSGFVQAFRDLVEQLLSESDAQFQQWKSQILAALGEQSQVIIEVVPELEKIIGEQPPVTELFGNAAMNRFNLLFQKFIQVFAAKEHPLVIFLDDLQWADSASLKLIQLLLCQSNTQHLFLIGAYRDNEVSLAHPLMLTLSEITKNQEIINTISLDSLFINDLNHLVADTLNCPSAIALPLTELIYKKTKGNPFFSHQFIKSLYEDGAISFNSNQQYWQCEISQIKESVLSDNVVEFIATQLQKLPLATQEVLQLAACIGNQFDLATLAIVSGKSQAETAANLWKALEEGLIIPINEVYKFFQDQSPNYSANYHRLLANGDPKLEIIYKFLHDRVQQAAYFLIPDQQKKSRHLNIGQLLLKNTSKEKQEERIFDIVNQLNYGVALINNQEELDELAQLNLIAGQKAKTSTAYEAAIKYFTLALEILAEDCWQSQYSLTLALHEEACDAAYLCGEFEQMEEFAEKVINLGIVLQDKVRVYEIKIQAYVIQNKLIEALKMAFNVLKIIGIEFPEAPTHSDIQQAFQATAAKLIDQKIPDLINLPEITEPNILIAMRILASMFSAAFLGCPEFVPLITLKMVDSSIEHGNTELSAIGYCGYGFLLCSVVGNIDIGYEFAQLSLNILSKTNATSAQAQTLLLYNSLVGHWKNHAQNFLSPLQEVYKIGLQTGDLEFASYALHNYSFGSYLTGQELTALECEMTIFCEALKRLKQKTCLGYVQIWQQTVLNLMNQNQEICSLIGNTYDEQIMLPLHHQMNDITAICMVYFNKSTLNYLFGHFSLAFEYSVEAEKYLSGLTGLLIFPAFHFYDSLVRLAVYVDVTPLEQNKILEKVNDNQQKMQHWANHAPMNFLHKYYLVEAERHRFLGEKLVAMNYYDQAIALAKQNEYLQEEALANELATRFYLEWDKNTIAQTYLINAYYCYARWGALAKVDDLENHYPELLNSIRQREEVHFNSLEVTLIRNSTSKAGVGSSRKTSELLDFGSFIKASQTISSEIQIDKLLTCLMQVLVENAGASKAVLILPKSNQLVIEAINLAADTVTTVLQSIPIEESEDVPISLINYVWRTQEHFISNDAAEEIKKQKSKFQYLNDPYIIQQKPKSLLCSPILNQGKLIAILYLENNLTIAAFTKDRLQVLNLLCSQAAISLENARLYQQAQDYTQQLENSIEYLQQAQLQLIQSEKMSTLGNLVAGVAHEINNPVGFISGNLRHATEYVQDLLNHLKLYQECYPNTVPEIVEDAETIDLEFLITDLPQVINSMKLGAERIRNISTSLRTFSRADTEQKVAFNIHDGLDSTVLLLKHRLKANEQHPGIEIINDYGELPLVQCFPGQLNQVFMNLLANAIDALEQSNVGRSFDELKINPNRITISTSLDEHQKQIVISIKDNGVGMTEEVKSRIFDHLFTTKAVNKGTGLGLAIARQIVVEKHGGTIEVKSDLGQGASFVISIPFDTNSP
- a CDS encoding 3-oxoacyl-ACP synthase III family protein, encoding MHNPVGIRSLSVSFPSIIRTNDYYKENYPKLVAQAEQQGLAKLFSPAKSTPSNEFELEMMPHMSDPFRGTIERRVLSPGESSLTLEYRAAKDALDAAQLSADQVDLLIVSSVSPEYIGYGNAAFIARQLGLKCGAWNLDATCGSTPVALETACAMVKTGTYRNVLVAISCTYSRFLDEDDTLSWFFSDGAGAFVVSPLEVNQGILGTKTVNTSALCDQLRGKIAQDKQGKPHLRFQVSKNINKIMGETATEFLRTCCQGAAAAAGVTLDQIDFFIFNTPTAWFASFCIRVLGIDPERTIDIFPLYANIGAVLALANLYHAIQLGKIRENDLVLIYGFGAASSACATVMRWGDVALGTAPPKGERL
- a CDS encoding cystathionine beta-synthase, with product MATYDNILQTIGRTPLVRLNRTTENIPSSIYVKVEYLNPGGSTKDRIALAMIKAAEKAGQLQPGGTIIEATAGNTGVGLALIAAVKKYRCIFVMPDKMSQDKINLLKAYGAEVVVTPTSVPPDSPESYNGVAERLAKEIPGAYRPNQFENPNNPLAHYLTTGPEIWSDSNGKIDVFVAGMGTGGTISGVAKYLKERNQNIIIVGADPEGSILSGDSPKSYKVEGIGEDFIPKTFNRQLVDEMVRVSDKESFNMARRLAREEGLLVGGSCGTAVAAALKYAARLSQPQYIVVLLPDTGRNYINKIYSDVWMQENGFWEGTTVRPIKIGEILVQKTDFPSLIAVSPRDTLSKATNLLQKLNISQLPVIDHNHVVGSLNEASLMKYLHDGINFSNQEVSAVMGKPLPSLDEEVDISEAYRVLLSGTTGIIITQQKVPIGLITRADLIRYWISQNQESNGI
- a CDS encoding thiamine pyrophosphate-dependent enzyme; this encodes MLLETKFLLQESLSKLVSGNFALLEILKQWGIKHYAGVNGGGVIKIAQHLLPLTHLHQLRDGIPRMLTMNEYITGFIPLGYYLATGKFAGTILTTGAATKLGLCGLTEAKLHNIPAVYLVALNSTQVHDKAPLQDVSENGMNLIPQLQAELGDGCVVIDDLSVIEDKLLMVQKILSQSRPVVIAFHPDILSQDIDLNQLSFPPTHSNSEINYSDIDALASQLAQIQPTQRIILYVGEEAARYEQISSLIDDLSYRLKSPIIWSVNGANAVSETNPYGYGHIMFGGNDRAMKLWQSINSDDVLIMIGLDPYEYVLNNEQIRAGNVWHLTHFLCPYGHKDGNFQHRAAFEYQKVYGDIVLVLQELLNRLPQNKDLSGVNPPLVSLNTRIISRTVRPDTVDLLSFYEQIGQLWQPNTIGFDDVCMAYKDRPYLMQRRHPNIRFHSMYHGSAMGGAFGLGCGAKLGNPLLHTFIFSGDGCWRLYGGAIADASHLGLCLFIINNHSYGIIEQGAPSILPGVDSTRYHAHLQNIDFVAAAKAHAWDGYRLKPDLSNLLEIMDVCYNSNSQSILVEVPVDSTQVIGLNPRVLNLRGDCHL